ggcgGTAGAATTAGGTCATTCGGATATGTAGTGAGAAAGTAATGACTATCCTCTCGAGTTAGTGTAGAACTGAAATCCCTACTTATTATCGAAACGAAATCTCCACATACAAAGTCAATCTTCCGATCTTCGACATCTTCAATAGGAATTTGTCCTCCACAAGGCTTGATGCTCCCGCACCAGGTGGGTGgtgttgtggtgtagcaatgcgggCCCAATGGCAACTTTCATGGATTAATGTGGCGAAAGAGATTAAGGATGAAGGTGAGCATTGATGCATATTCAAGTTGAGAAATGTTGGTGCAAAAAGATACATGAATAAAGGGAGAACATACCTAACACGAAGCTCACATGTAAGGGGTAGATTGTTAGGATGTATGCAGGAATTGTGTTAAAAAAGCTCCACATCGAAAAAAGATATGTTGATAAGTTTGGACTTAAGATTCCTCTTGACGTTCTCCCCGAATAAAGATATGAGACTTCTGCTGCGTGCTCTCAACAACTTTAGCTAATGAGTTGAGTCGAAAACTGAAGTCAGCCAAAGCTCAATCGGGTCGAGCTCAAACTCCAAGAGATTAGTTTGATCGAGCTAGAAACAAATTTCAGTCCCGagtgaaaatttgaatgatATTCAATTTGGGTGATCACAGGCCCATTTTGTGGGCTCATCCTCATGCTCGTGCTTATCTCAAGGGTCGTAACGATTTCGTGAAACGGaccatatctctctctccaaaagTGAGGGGTCCGGATCATCTTTAACGGACGGCGGAAAGGGAAACACATGTTGCACTGTAAGAAAAGGGATGGTGATCTATCTCTCTCTGGGGAGCCTCACACGTGGAGCCCTCTGGCCCTCCATGCCCTTTGATGCCCTATGCATGGCTTATAGATTACACAATTCCATGATCCTACTCGCTAttcttttatataaatatatccCAAGCCCTTTGTGCCCAAATTTATCCATACATCCCAAAGCGTTAAGTCTTTCTCAgtgtctgtgtgtgtgtgtgtgttcttggAGGTTCTTTGGACCCCAAAATTCGAGCTGCATTCCCGTGGGGTAATCCGAATGGCTTCGTCCGTCGATCCTCTGGTGGTGGGCCGCGTGATCGGTGATGTGGTCGACATGTTCGTGCCGAGCGTGAACATGTCCGTGAGCTACGGCTCAAAGCATGTCACCAACGGCTGCGACATCAAGCCCTCCATCGCGGCCAGCGGCCCCAAGATCAGCATCTCCGGCCACCTGGATGAGCTCTACACCTTGGTACGTCGTCCCCGCCTGCCCCCGCGTTAGCCCGGTCGCCGCATCTCGGAGGGTAGGTTATCGCATGGACCGGGTGCATGCATCCTTGTCGACCGAGATTCCCCGGCAAGAATGCATGCAGCTGGTGCATGTGATAACGGAATTCTCAACCCGGAGGGAGTCTTTGATCGCATGCATTCTCAGCCATGGGAGAAAACATTAGCCTCGGAACTGATTAAAATGCATGCGAATCGCTTCAAGGGTCGTCTtctaaatttttgtttctcCCATCTTCTGCGGCGCAGGTGATGGTGGATCCTGATGCACCGAGCCCTAGCGAGCCAAGCCTGCGAGAGTGGATTCACTGGTGTGTCCAACTTGCTCACGTTAATAACAATAAAACGCGTGTTTCTTCAACTCTCTCGTAGTTCCGACAAATGTGTCCGAGGACCAAATCCCCTCTTGCGAGTCACAAGTCCTAATTATGATGTCATTGGTCCCTTTGCCTTGTCTGTTTCTCCGTTTGCCACTCCACTGACTTTGTGTGACTGTgttatctttcttgttttccgGTTATCAGGATCGTGGTTGACATCCCTGGAGGCACAAATCCTAACCgaggtaaaaaaacaaaaaacaaacaacaaaaaacaaaaaaacaaaaggatttTTATTTGAGCTCTAATCTTTTGGGTCGtcataaatggaaaaaataatgagaaatcCGCATGAATTTGACGCCCTCTTGATTCCTGGAGAGTCTTTGTTATGTTCAAAGCCGGTATAATTTGGACGTGCATTCTAATCCTGCGCTTGCGTGTGTTGATGATGAGATTTTATGTGGGATGGCGAAGATTAGATTGATTGAAACATCTTTTAACTCTGTGCTTTCTAGTTTTGAGTTCCATAGGTAAAAACTTTTACATCGACCAtgtcaatttcttattttcctcaaaataataCTTCTTATTTGATTATAAGTAAAACAGTTGTGACATCACCATGTCCTTAAAAGTCTAAAGTTGAAAGTTTAGATTCTCAGATGATGGTGAGATGTAAATATGCGAACAATAACTAACCATACATGCAATTAGAAATGGATTTTAGAGGGATAAAGATCTAATTGGATGTAAGTCGACAACAGTTGGATGATAAATTATCCTAAAGTTTAGATTGTTAGATTAAtctaaattttatatttgtccTAAAGTTTAGTGTTAGGTATGCTCACCAAGAAGATATGGCGGTTGGCCAAGAAAAGTAACTTCATTTCACACTACAGTATCTGTTTCGTTCGTGGGAATTCACGAAGCTGTTGTCTTTGCATTAAACATCGCATCGTCTCATGCCCCATTTTGCGCATGGAAAGTTTAAAAAGAcaggagaaaaaagaacagaaaagttcaaaagtcaGTCTCTGCGTCCAGACACGGATTAGGCAGGTTCTTCTCCTTTGCTCCTTTTGTTTTATAGCGCAGGTGTACTTTGCGCACGCACCACGTGTCGTGTATGCAGACTCATGTTCCTATGATCTTTCTTCGCTTCTTCCTCTGTCTCTCTGTAAATCTCCCTAtg
The genomic region above belongs to Rhodamnia argentea isolate NSW1041297 chromosome 6, ASM2092103v1, whole genome shotgun sequence and contains:
- the LOC115743702 gene encoding protein MOTHER of FT and TFL1, with amino-acid sequence MASSVDPLVVGRVIGDVVDMFVPSVNMSVSYGSKHVTNGCDIKPSIAASGPKISISGHLDELYTLVMVDPDAPSPSEPSLREWIHWIVVDIPGGTNPNRGKEILTYVGPRPPVGIHRFILVLFQQKTPIGHIDHPNSRANFNTRLFAAHLDLGLPVATVYFNSQKEPANRRR